One genomic segment of Polyodon spathula isolate WHYD16114869_AA chromosome 17, ASM1765450v1, whole genome shotgun sequence includes these proteins:
- the ttc8 gene encoding tetratricopeptide repeat protein 8, with protein sequence MGTDMDPVFLALSYFRRRKFQQCSDLCSQVLEKSPYDKAAWSLKTQALTEMVYVDEVDVDQEGIAEMVLDENAIAQVARPGTSLKLPGTSQGGGPSPAVRPMTNAGRPITGFVRPSTQSGRPGTMEQAIKTPRTAHTARPVTSASGRYVRLGTASMLTHPDGPFINLSRLNLAKYAQKPNLSKALFEYIFHHENDVKNALDLAALATEHAQFKDWWWKVQLGKCYYRLGLYREAEKQFKSALKQQEMVDSFLYLAKVYLRLDQPVTAICLFKQGLDQFPGEVTMLNGIARIYEEMNNITSATEYYKEVLKQDNTHIEAIACIGSNHFYTDQPEIALRFYRRLLQMGVYNCQLYNNLGLCCFYAQQYDMTLSSFERALQLAANDDEVADVWYNMGHVAVGIGDSVLAYQCFKLALSNNNDHAEAYNNLAVLELRKGRVEQAKAFLQTASALAPHMYEPHYNFSTLSEKMGDLQSSYTAAQKSAASFPEHVDTQQLINQLKQHFAVL encoded by the exons atgGGCACAGATATGGATCCTGTGTTTTTGGCATTGAGCTATTTCAGGAGACGAAAATTCCAGCAGTGCTCCGATCTGTGTTCTCAAGTACTGGAGAAAAGTCCATACGACAAG GCCGCATGGAGTCTGAAAACACAGGCTCTGACAGAGATGGTGTATGTGGATGAAGTAGATGTGGATCAAGAGGGAATAGCAGAAATGGTGCTGGATGAGAATGCCATTGCTCAGGTTGCAC GCCCTGGTACATCTCTGAAGCTGCCAGGAACAAGCCAGGGAGGAGGTCCAAGTCCAGCTGTCAG ACCCATGACTAATGCAGGGAGGCCCATTACTGGGTTTGTCCGGCCAAGCACACAGTCAGGACGACCTGGCACAATGGAGCAAGCCATCAAGACTCCAAGGACTGCCCACACTGCCCGGCCAGTCACTAGTGCTTCCGGGAGATATGTTAGACTAGGAACG gCATCCATGCTTACCCATCCTGATGGACCCTTTATTAACCTGTCTAGATTGAATCTGGCAAAATATGCACAAAAGCCCAACTTATCAAAG GCATTGTTTGAATACATCTTCCATCATGAGAATGATGTTAAAAAT GCCTTGGATCTTGCAGCCCTTGCTACTGAGCATGCTCAGTTCAAAGACTGGTGGTGGAAGGTACAGCTTGGGAAATGCTACTACAG GCTGGGTTTGTACCGTGAAgctgaaaaacaatttaaatctgCACTCAAACAACAGGAAATGGTTGACTCCTTCCTTTATCTGGCTAAG GTCTATTTGCGTTTGGATCAGCCTGTGACAGCTATCTGCCTTTTCAAGCAAGGTCTGGATCAATTTCCAGGCGAGGTTACCATGCTCAATGGAATAGCCAGGATTTATGAG GAAATGAATAACATTACCTCGGCCACTGAGTATTACAAAGAAGTTCTCAAGCAAGACAATACCCATATAGAGGCTATAGCTTGCATTGGCAGCAATCATTTTTATACTGATCAGCCTGAGATTGCGCTGCGGTTTTACAG ACGACTACTCCAGATGGGAGTTTACAACTGTCAGCTCTACAACAACCTGGGTCTTTGCTGTTTTTATGCCCAGCAGTATGACATGACGCTGAGTTCCTTCGAACGGGCACTTCAGTTAGCTGCAAACGATGACGAAGTGGCAGATGTGTGGTATAACATGGGTCATGTGGCAGTA GGAATCGGAGACTCTGTCTTAGCATACCAGTGTTTTAAACTGGCCCTATCCAACAACAATGACCATGCAGAGGCTTACAATAACTTGGCAGTCCTAGAACTTCGCAAAGGCAGAGTTGAACAG GCAAAGGCGTTCCTGCAGACTGCTTCAGCTCTGGCACCACACATGTATGAACCTCATTATAACTTCTCTACCCTTTCAGAGAAG ATGGGTGACCTTCAGAGCAGTTATACTGCTGCTCAGAAATCAGCAGCTTCATTCCCAGAACACGTGGACACACAGCAGCTCATTAACCAGCTCAAACAACACTTTGCTGTGCTCTGA